A stretch of the Azorhizobium caulinodans ORS 571 genome encodes the following:
- a CDS encoding M48 family metalloprotease — protein MDNQPIPTPTARMRALLILFAATILLPVALIGLGYWEHGRVSDALGQAQDRRDRMAGMLQQLEARQKPGAGIDYSIRFMRGGQTFVGPLAISEARKTLDYLEEGVLLEEVRQPLPTVAMVSAAAVAALSVLAILTAVLLGRAGRASRDMLVTGFSFARRMLRPLLLVQVVLGALALIAVVVFEALPFVHGGGREWGLSDGNGAKLFALGVAIAGVAAWTAIKTFVGLRRAVQLFDPDPMPIIGHTVSRAEAPGLWGLVDDLAGRLGALKPDNVVVGLAGGFFVSSGPKVLRPDDTRLSGNTLYLPLPYLALLREDEVATIIGHELAHFSGGDTQYSLRFVPLYAGVSRSLEAVALAGMTGDGKISPFTYPAFQLGVFVLNQFDGAVLHWSRKREFEADAAGARVTSNEAGARALLRTLAVEPRINEVLEAAHEDPDNAPADLVAFTVDHVADRGAEDPSPHLDKRQPHPTDTHPPTVQRIAALGREVTPAALAEAVAPPAPGALARLSAYFADPAGIARTASARFVGTVRQNMQAQREALQALADEVQAEPVPLHENTRPGAIFLFVFGGLFVAAAAAVAFMGRVPGFSVSETQLLAGLAGGMGLIFMLFGIPLLLRSRKPCLILERDALVHPGLDRPIVWTDISGTGYVNDRGALVINLAIGPDAPFPAKVRGARRIKVKPKQRLITIKAVPPRKLKARGMADLIEDYIRAAHARRILAEDARLSA, from the coding sequence ATGGACAATCAGCCCATTCCGACACCGACGGCCCGCATGCGGGCGCTGCTCATCCTGTTCGCGGCCACCATCCTGTTGCCGGTGGCTCTCATCGGCCTAGGATACTGGGAGCACGGGCGGGTTTCGGACGCGCTTGGGCAGGCGCAGGATCGGCGTGATCGGATGGCTGGCATGCTCCAGCAACTGGAAGCTCGACAGAAGCCGGGCGCCGGCATCGATTACAGCATCCGCTTCATGCGCGGCGGGCAGACCTTCGTGGGTCCGCTGGCCATCTCCGAGGCCCGCAAGACGCTCGACTATCTGGAGGAAGGCGTTCTCCTGGAGGAGGTGCGGCAACCCCTGCCGACAGTGGCGATGGTGAGCGCCGCGGCGGTCGCCGCGCTCTCCGTGCTGGCCATTCTCACGGCCGTCCTGCTGGGCCGGGCGGGGCGTGCGTCGCGCGACATGCTGGTCACCGGCTTCTCCTTCGCCCGCCGCATGCTGCGCCCGCTGCTGCTCGTGCAGGTGGTGCTGGGGGCGCTCGCGTTGATTGCGGTGGTTGTCTTTGAGGCGCTGCCCTTCGTGCATGGGGGCGGGCGGGAGTGGGGCCTGAGCGACGGGAACGGCGCCAAGCTGTTTGCGCTGGGCGTCGCGATTGCCGGCGTCGCCGCTTGGACCGCCATCAAGACCTTCGTCGGGCTGCGGCGCGCCGTGCAGCTCTTCGACCCCGATCCCATGCCGATCATCGGCCACACGGTCAGTCGCGCGGAAGCGCCGGGCCTGTGGGGGCTCGTGGACGATCTGGCCGGGCGCCTAGGCGCGCTGAAGCCGGACAATGTGGTGGTGGGTCTCGCCGGCGGCTTCTTCGTGTCCTCCGGCCCCAAGGTGCTCCGGCCGGACGATACGCGGCTCTCGGGCAACACGCTCTATCTGCCCTTGCCTTATCTCGCTTTGCTGCGGGAGGACGAGGTGGCCACCATCATCGGCCACGAACTGGCGCATTTTTCCGGCGGCGATACGCAATACAGCCTCCGCTTCGTGCCGCTCTATGCCGGGGTCTCCCGCTCGCTGGAGGCGGTGGCGCTGGCCGGCATGACCGGTGACGGCAAGATCTCGCCCTTCACCTATCCGGCCTTCCAGCTCGGTGTGTTCGTGCTCAACCAGTTCGACGGCGCGGTGCTGCACTGGAGTCGCAAGCGCGAGTTCGAGGCCGACGCGGCGGGTGCGCGTGTCACGTCGAACGAGGCGGGCGCCCGCGCGCTGCTGCGCACGCTGGCGGTGGAGCCCCGCATCAATGAGGTGCTCGAGGCGGCCCACGAAGATCCCGACAACGCCCCGGCGGATCTGGTGGCCTTCACCGTGGACCATGTGGCAGACCGGGGGGCCGAGGATCCGAGCCCTCACCTGGACAAGCGCCAGCCGCACCCCACGGACACCCATCCGCCCACCGTGCAGCGCATCGCTGCCCTCGGGCGGGAGGTGACGCCGGCCGCACTCGCCGAGGCCGTGGCGCCGCCCGCGCCGGGTGCCCTGGCTCGCCTGTCCGCCTATTTCGCGGACCCGGCCGGCATCGCGCGGACCGCCAGTGCGCGCTTCGTCGGCACCGTGCGCCAGAACATGCAGGCCCAGCGCGAGGCCCTTCAGGCGCTGGCCGACGAGGTGCAGGCCGAGCCGGTGCCGCTCCATGAGAACACGCGGCCCGGTGCGATCTTCCTCTTCGTCTTCGGTGGGCTGTTCGTCGCGGCCGCGGCCGCCGTGGCCTTCATGGGGCGCGTGCCGGGCTTCTCTGTCTCCGAGACGCAGCTCCTGGCCGGGCTCGCCGGCGGGATGGGGCTGATCTTCATGCTGTTCGGCATTCCGCTGCTGCTGCGCAGCCGGAAGCCCTGCCTGATCCTGGAGCGGGATGCGCTGGTTCACCCGGGCCTCGACCGCCCCATCGTGTGGACCGACATCAGCGGCACCGGATACGTGAATGACCGCGGCGCCCTGGTCATCAATCTGGCGATCGGTCCGGACGCCCCGTTTCCAGCCAAGGTACGAGGCGCGCGCCGCATCAAGGTGAAGCCGAAGCAGCGGCTCATCACCATCAAGGCGGTGCCCCCGCGCAAGCTCAAGGCGCGCGGGATGGCGGATCTCATCGAGGACTATATCCGGGCTGCCCATGCCCGCCGCATTCTGGCGGAAGATGCGCGGCTGAGCGCGTGA
- a CDS encoding glycosyltransferase — translation MRIGVMSASITGMTGHDALSMVLRLRESGEDVVLFTDATRAGSRASVYDLADAPLLMSAGDLLIYHFNGPDEAAERILQRLKCEIVLRPHTLAQHEIDPKSSVRAARRQRETRAALARLRDRRVIEAWLPAGIILEEAERTLRMPCARVPQFIETDSLFRAQTESQASSALTEHWLNILIVSPLAADAGIEQALRTFSGFNRTSLAGAHLHIVGDAGGDDQYLRHLGGLAGGLQLAGSFTHHFDPLPGALASLYRGCDLFLATQGATPEAVTRALAFGLPVVALSSSTAADLAGEAAFLAGSPDKLANMAHTLVMDAFGMASAKRAALQRFNDHCESRHVAASLLTALSNTRHRLLEPIGEHADISGDWFGIPQAEELVRAAIQLAPDLRAHSLDGEDRRRDFIAWIISAECGRSEARPGLLDGPQFSAYAAHLPVPRAASHLGAEQRLKWFFDREVRSAFDLHSSASVAAYIEWSQEQAAA, via the coding sequence ATGCGCATCGGCGTGATGAGCGCCAGCATCACCGGTATGACCGGGCATGACGCTTTGTCGATGGTGCTCCGTTTAAGAGAATCGGGCGAAGATGTGGTGCTCTTTACCGATGCGACGCGCGCGGGCAGCCGTGCTTCCGTCTACGATTTGGCAGATGCGCCGCTCCTGATGTCTGCCGGTGATCTGCTGATTTATCACTTCAACGGGCCGGATGAGGCTGCCGAGCGCATTCTCCAGAGACTTAAATGCGAGATTGTTCTGCGTCCACACACCCTCGCACAGCACGAGATCGATCCGAAATCGTCGGTTCGCGCTGCCAGGCGTCAGCGAGAAACCCGGGCTGCTCTGGCGCGGCTGAGGGATAGAAGGGTGATAGAGGCATGGCTGCCTGCAGGCATCATTCTTGAAGAAGCCGAGCGGACACTTCGTATGCCCTGCGCTCGCGTTCCCCAGTTTATAGAGACTGATAGCCTATTTAGGGCGCAAACTGAGAGTCAGGCCAGCTCCGCGCTGACAGAGCACTGGCTTAATATCCTTATCGTTTCGCCCCTCGCGGCAGACGCCGGCATCGAGCAGGCCCTGCGCACCTTCAGCGGCTTTAACCGAACGTCGCTGGCCGGAGCGCATCTCCACATTGTCGGCGATGCCGGCGGGGACGACCAATATTTGCGTCATCTGGGTGGCTTGGCGGGCGGCCTTCAACTCGCCGGGTCATTCACCCACCACTTCGACCCGCTGCCGGGTGCCCTCGCGTCACTCTATAGGGGCTGTGACCTGTTCCTGGCCACGCAGGGGGCGACGCCGGAAGCGGTCACGCGCGCCCTGGCGTTCGGTCTGCCCGTCGTTGCGCTCTCGTCTTCCACCGCTGCAGATCTGGCTGGTGAAGCTGCCTTTCTGGCGGGGTCACCAGATAAGCTGGCCAATATGGCTCACACGCTGGTCATGGATGCCTTCGGCATGGCCTCCGCGAAACGTGCTGCCCTCCAGCGGTTCAACGACCATTGTGAAAGTCGGCACGTCGCTGCATCGCTCCTCACGGCACTCTCAAATACACGCCATAGGCTTCTTGAGCCGATTGGTGAACATGCCGATATCAGCGGTGACTGGTTCGGCATTCCACAGGCCGAGGAATTGGTCCGAGCGGCCATCCAACTCGCGCCGGATCTCCGGGCTCATTCTCTCGACGGGGAGGACCGCCGGCGCGATTTTATCGCATGGATCATTTCCGCCGAGTGCGGCCGCTCCGAGGCGCGCCCCGGACTCCTCGACGGTCCGCAGTTTAGCGCCTACGCGGCGCACCTCCCGGTCCCGCGAGCCGCTTCGCATCTCGGCGCCGAACAGCGCCTGAAGTGGTTCTTTGACAGAGAAGTACGCAGCGCCTTCGATCTTCACAGCTCTGCGTCGGTGGCCGCATATATCGAATGGTCGCAGGAACAGGCGGCCGCCTAG
- a CDS encoding glycosyltransferase, which produces MTKGSDVPKRIFWLGMHKVLRTTELPQLRDMGYEVFSPAYISDVYDQSADRAIDFDQPTTLPDDVFAELLAHNFFYSSIPSHIGDYLNQYFDCVIVTINADWLRSIVDVFKKRIIYRIYGQPYSLSEYIMKSGTWEKLMVHGDFHIVPFAAETTEFERPWFRDLCAGVVPYQIPDDVFDFTGTWGGASHNGTIATSIPNVENAYYRSEYQRFNSAFPHRVFRIYGPQRSTPDDTRFVGALRRQDFLGRLRDSAGFFYNFRDPVCYLAPIESMQIGVPVLFAPGSLLHRFYPDKTPGLIRNQIDAERKIKLLLNSDATFSAEVIDSQEPVRQRYDREIVRPKFERLFRALIDREPAHAPCLVFDHRSIPVRSPLAPQSGAGSDTVALLMHIDGLVGYAGGKPSAFEGIPRVIEAVVSALQATTDLRCAITCTETSVSVMYDFFRDYVASGRVELIPIPATAINEEVIQSIGKMIVVNHINGREDIKSVLVPHYYLFPESLFLKKRITLYLPDYFPYLMPEAIFDISREKDIENKKVGVAIAKKAANILTNSDFTRSYLPAAGFVRPSEADKVIVAPLPLLGERGVEQLSRDRETQLKAEIGGRPYLFYPTAVRPNKNIGFFLRVLAEMRVKNPDMIAVLTGDLRSVPGVQEICDDLGLEQHIVFMRRVGDDVLAWLYRHAVALCLTSSVEGNFPPQVLEALAYGCPVVSTRLPTITEVLPGGFEMLLLCNERDQADFTRKIAIAMEQRDQTLLRQAAVMGFMRERNSIAVFAGKVAASLGYGDALSREIEQCASA; this is translated from the coding sequence ATGACGAAGGGCTCTGACGTGCCAAAACGGATATTTTGGCTCGGCATGCACAAAGTGCTTCGCACCACCGAGCTGCCGCAGCTTCGAGACATGGGATATGAGGTTTTCAGCCCGGCCTACATTTCGGATGTTTATGATCAGTCCGCAGACCGGGCGATCGATTTCGACCAGCCGACAACACTGCCAGACGACGTATTTGCAGAGCTTCTAGCGCACAATTTTTTCTATTCGAGCATCCCGTCGCACATTGGGGATTATCTGAATCAATATTTTGACTGCGTGATCGTCACAATCAACGCTGACTGGCTGCGTTCGATTGTCGATGTGTTCAAGAAACGAATTATCTACCGCATATATGGGCAGCCATACTCACTTTCCGAGTATATCATGAAGAGCGGAACGTGGGAAAAGCTCATGGTGCATGGCGATTTTCATATCGTGCCATTCGCCGCAGAAACGACGGAGTTTGAGCGCCCATGGTTCCGTGATCTCTGTGCTGGCGTCGTGCCCTATCAGATCCCCGATGATGTGTTCGATTTTACCGGAACGTGGGGTGGAGCCTCCCACAATGGTACAATTGCGACCAGCATTCCGAACGTCGAGAATGCCTATTATAGGTCTGAGTATCAGCGCTTTAATTCTGCCTTCCCGCATCGCGTCTTCAGGATTTATGGGCCGCAGCGGTCGACACCAGATGATACGCGTTTTGTCGGCGCGCTGCGGAGGCAGGACTTCCTGGGGCGCCTTAGGGATTCTGCGGGCTTCTTCTATAACTTCCGTGATCCGGTCTGCTATCTGGCCCCCATAGAGAGCATGCAGATTGGTGTGCCGGTGCTTTTCGCTCCGGGCTCGCTGCTGCACCGCTTCTACCCTGACAAGACGCCCGGCCTGATCCGCAATCAGATCGACGCGGAACGCAAGATCAAGCTGCTGCTGAACAGCGATGCAACATTCTCGGCAGAAGTGATTGACTCGCAAGAGCCTGTGCGCCAGCGCTATGACCGAGAGATTGTCAGGCCCAAGTTCGAGCGTCTGTTCAGAGCTCTCATTGATCGGGAACCTGCGCATGCCCCTTGTCTTGTGTTCGATCACCGATCGATACCTGTCCGCTCCCCATTGGCCCCGCAGAGTGGTGCTGGGTCCGATACCGTTGCGTTGCTGATGCACATCGACGGTTTGGTCGGCTACGCCGGGGGCAAGCCGTCCGCCTTCGAGGGAATCCCGCGCGTGATCGAAGCGGTGGTGTCTGCGCTCCAGGCTACCACTGATCTCAGGTGTGCGATCACATGCACCGAAACCTCCGTCAGCGTCATGTACGACTTTTTCAGGGATTACGTCGCCTCCGGTAGAGTCGAGCTGATCCCCATTCCTGCAACCGCCATCAATGAGGAGGTGATTCAGTCCATAGGAAAAATGATCGTCGTCAATCATATCAATGGCCGCGAGGATATAAAGAGCGTACTTGTTCCCCACTATTATCTGTTTCCGGAAAGCCTGTTCTTGAAGAAGCGGATAACGCTCTACCTTCCGGACTATTTTCCATATCTGATGCCGGAAGCCATTTTCGATATTTCCCGCGAGAAGGATATCGAGAACAAGAAGGTCGGCGTCGCGATCGCTAAAAAGGCCGCGAATATCCTGACAAATTCTGACTTCACGCGCAGCTACCTGCCCGCGGCCGGCTTCGTGCGCCCGTCCGAGGCAGACAAAGTGATCGTTGCGCCGCTTCCCCTGCTCGGCGAGCGTGGCGTTGAACAGCTGTCGCGTGACCGCGAGACCCAGCTCAAGGCCGAGATCGGCGGGCGCCCGTATCTATTCTATCCCACCGCAGTGCGGCCGAACAAGAATATCGGCTTTTTTCTCCGCGTGCTCGCGGAGATGCGTGTCAAAAATCCCGATATGATCGCGGTACTCACCGGCGATCTTCGGTCGGTGCCGGGGGTGCAGGAGATCTGCGACGACCTCGGGCTGGAACAGCACATCGTGTTCATGAGGCGCGTCGGGGATGACGTCCTGGCGTGGCTATATCGGCACGCCGTTGCGCTCTGTCTTACGTCGTCGGTGGAAGGGAATTTCCCCCCGCAGGTGCTCGAAGCTCTCGCATACGGTTGCCCGGTCGTATCGACGCGGTTGCCGACCATAACGGAAGTGTTGCCGGGCGGTTTCGAAATGCTTCTCCTGTGCAATGAGCGTGACCAAGCCGATTTTACCCGGAAGATCGCTATTGCCATGGAGCAGCGTGACCAGACACTGCTCCGGCAGGCCGCAGTTATGGGTTTCATGCGTGAGCGTAACTCGATCGCCGTTTTCGCCGGGAAGGTCGCCGCCTCCCTCGGCTATGGCGACGCCTTGAGCCGGGAGATTGAGCAATGCGCATCGGCGTGA
- a CDS encoding tetratricopeptide repeat protein, whose protein sequence is MMGFISQISKRLRARALFRLADAARDERRWDAAADFYAQGLLITPDAFAAWVQCGHARKEAGDLVAAEASYRQAMRLRQEDADLHVQIGHLFSLRGQSGAAAEHYRRAAELGSRDVHALQYADARTRRQASAPLTSAADGFARADELRDRGDFESAALFYEDGLAIDPRSFPHWVQLGHMRKESGDPEAAERAYVQAFKLQQDDADLLIQMGHLYKSIGERAKAGDCYARAILLGSHDMHALRFLAESEARFALYREMLDRFEGVDLRVVSKRRSSSFAMQIVQMVS, encoded by the coding sequence ATGATGGGCTTTATATCTCAGATATCGAAGCGCCTCCGGGCGCGGGCTCTTTTCCGACTTGCCGATGCCGCGCGTGATGAGCGTAGGTGGGATGCCGCGGCCGATTTTTATGCGCAGGGGCTTCTCATTACGCCGGACGCTTTCGCTGCGTGGGTTCAATGCGGTCATGCTCGAAAGGAAGCCGGTGATCTGGTCGCCGCCGAAGCTTCATACAGACAGGCTATGAGGTTGCGACAAGAGGACGCTGATCTTCATGTTCAGATCGGCCATTTGTTTTCCCTCCGCGGTCAGTCTGGAGCTGCGGCGGAACACTACCGGAGGGCGGCCGAACTTGGTTCCCGCGATGTCCATGCCCTCCAGTATGCAGATGCTCGCACCAGACGGCAGGCGTCCGCTCCACTGACGTCAGCAGCGGACGGCTTCGCCAGAGCCGATGAGTTGCGCGACCGGGGAGACTTCGAGTCAGCCGCGCTCTTCTACGAAGATGGACTGGCCATCGATCCGCGCTCTTTCCCGCATTGGGTTCAGCTGGGGCACATGCGGAAGGAGAGCGGAGATCCGGAGGCGGCTGAGCGCGCCTATGTCCAGGCTTTTAAATTACAGCAGGACGACGCTGACCTCCTCATCCAGATGGGGCATCTTTACAAGAGCATCGGAGAGCGAGCCAAGGCCGGCGACTGCTATGCGCGCGCCATACTTCTTGGTTCCCACGATATGCACGCCTTGCGTTTCCTGGCCGAGTCCGAGGCGCGCTTTGCGCTTTATCGAGAGATGCTTGACAGATTTGAGGGGGTGGACTTGCGCGTCGTGTCAAAGCGTCGATCTAGTAGCTTCGCGATGCAAATCGTGCAGATGGTTTCATGA
- a CDS encoding FkbM family methyltransferase — protein MDLKIIEYRDHFLKIYGRTGDFYFNDIDIGIQTNNFLLYIIDNHLNDKMYGLDIGANIGLTTAILGKSFPGSSFLSFEPDPQTFGFLQETIVANNLSNCTPYQLALGDRAGELTFMSDPNDSSGNRLAPSGTALGGGNRTVKVDRLDDFLSQEGFPRVDFIKLDVEGYEMEVLRGATKTLRIFRPSVYLEFNSFTLIAFGNHNPRELLDYLRQNFPYVYRFKEGAPLPIQNNQDEMDFIHTNLVHHGCVDDLYCTHTPIIA, from the coding sequence TTGGACTTAAAAATAATTGAATACCGCGACCATTTTTTAAAAATATATGGGCGCACTGGAGATTTTTACTTCAATGATATCGATATCGGAATTCAGACGAATAATTTTTTATTATACATCATTGACAACCATTTGAATGACAAAATGTACGGCCTCGACATCGGAGCGAATATCGGATTGACCACAGCAATTCTCGGAAAATCGTTTCCAGGAAGCTCGTTCCTCTCTTTCGAGCCCGATCCGCAGACATTCGGATTCCTTCAGGAAACTATCGTCGCAAATAATCTTTCGAACTGCACCCCATACCAACTTGCGCTGGGAGATCGCGCCGGTGAATTGACATTTATGTCTGACCCGAACGACTCCAGCGGGAATCGCCTCGCACCATCGGGCACAGCCCTGGGAGGGGGTAATCGAACCGTGAAGGTCGATCGGCTCGACGATTTTCTGAGCCAGGAAGGATTTCCCAGGGTGGACTTTATTAAGCTGGATGTAGAAGGCTATGAAATGGAGGTTTTGCGAGGCGCAACCAAAACACTACGCATTTTCCGACCGAGCGTATACTTGGAATTCAACTCGTTTACGTTAATCGCTTTCGGCAATCATAACCCCCGCGAACTCCTGGATTACCTACGCCAGAATTTCCCATATGTGTATCGCTTCAAGGAAGGAGCACCACTGCCTATACAGAACAACCAAGATGAAATGGACTTCATCCACACAAACCTAGTTCACCACGGATGTGTCGATGATCTATATTGTACGCACACCCCTATTATCGCATAG
- a CDS encoding acetone carboxylase subunit gamma — MAYTRAKIADLVDGKIDHDTLHQMLSTPKDPERFSLYLEILQERVSWDDRIILPLGPKLYMVQRKDTKRWKIRCECGHDFCDWRENWKLFACVNVRDTPEKMEEIYPRLMTPTSSWQVLREYYCPRCGTLHDVEAPTPWYPVIRDFEPDIDTFYKDWLGLPVPERVEAA, encoded by the coding sequence ATGGCCTACACACGCGCCAAGATCGCCGATCTGGTGGACGGCAAGATCGACCACGACACGCTGCACCAGATGCTCTCCACCCCGAAGGACCCGGAGCGCTTCTCGCTCTATCTGGAGATCCTTCAGGAGCGGGTGAGCTGGGACGACCGGATCATCCTGCCGCTCGGCCCCAAGCTCTACATGGTCCAGCGCAAGGACACCAAGCGGTGGAAGATCCGCTGCGAATGCGGCCACGACTTCTGCGACTGGCGGGAGAATTGGAAGTTGTTCGCCTGCGTCAACGTGCGCGACACGCCGGAGAAGATGGAGGAGATCTATCCGCGCCTGATGACGCCCACCTCCTCTTGGCAGGTGCTGCGGGAATATTACTGCCCGAGGTGCGGCACGCTGCACGACGTGGAGGCGCCCACCCCCTGGTATCCCGTGATCCGCGACTTCGAGCCGGACATCGACACCTTCTACAAGGATTGGCTCGGCCTGCCGGTGCCGGAGCGGGTAGAGGCGGCCTGA
- a CDS encoding hydantoinase B/oxoprolinase family protein, with the protein MNINVRATQTKGATRGIVRGGETLKEHRDRLMEATRRTKHYAGLETLELRDTQPIHYNKLFSRLRAGVVDARETAKKIAASPIVEQEGELCFTLYNAAGDSILTSTGIIIHVGTMGAAIKYMIENDWESNPGINDKDLFCNNDCLIGNVHPCDIHTIVPIFWEGELIGWVGGVTHVIDTGSVGPGSMSTGQVQRFGDGYQITCRKVGANDTLFRDWLHESQRMVRTTRYWMLDERTRIAGCHMIRKLVEEVVAEEGIEAYWKFAYEAVEHGRQGLQNRIKAMTIPGTYRQVGFVDVPYAHEDVRVPSDFAKLDTIMHSPSEITIRGDGTWRLDFEGASRWGWHTYNAHQVSFTSGIWVMMTQTLIPSEMINDGAAYGTEFRLPKGTWMNPDDRRVAFSYAWHFLVSSWTALWRGLSRSYYGRGYLEEVNAGNANTSNWLQGGGFNQYDEIHAVNSFECAANGTGATAVHDGLSHAAAIWNPEGDMGDMEIWELAEPLVYLGRQIKANSGGAGKYRGGCGFESLRMVWNAKDWTMFFMGNGHMSSDWGLMGGYPAASGYRFAAHDTGLKELIASGAPIPLGGDTDPQNPVWDALMPDARIKRDKQAITTEEIFKDYDLYLNYMRGGPGFGDPLDREPQSVVDDLNGGYLIERFASRVYGVVAAKAADGAFTLDGPATQARRAEIRRERLAKAVPTREWMKGEREKILAKEAGDHVKQMFASSFKLGPKFFKDFRTFWDLPEDWRLLEEEIGIPHYGSHYHMDVSELPDVKTVQFVEQ; encoded by the coding sequence ATGAACATCAATGTCCGGGCCACCCAAACCAAAGGGGCCACGCGCGGCATCGTGCGCGGCGGCGAAACCCTGAAAGAGCATCGCGACCGCCTGATGGAGGCGACCCGCCGCACCAAGCATTATGCGGGCTTGGAGACGCTGGAACTGCGCGACACCCAGCCGATCCACTACAACAAGCTGTTCTCCCGCCTGCGCGCCGGCGTGGTGGATGCACGCGAGACCGCCAAGAAGATCGCCGCCTCGCCCATCGTCGAGCAGGAGGGCGAACTGTGTTTCACCCTTTACAATGCGGCGGGCGATAGCATCCTGACCTCCACCGGCATCATCATCCATGTGGGGACCATGGGTGCGGCGATCAAATACATGATCGAGAACGACTGGGAGAGTAATCCCGGCATCAACGACAAGGATCTATTCTGCAACAACGACTGCCTCATCGGCAACGTGCATCCCTGCGACATCCATACCATCGTGCCCATCTTCTGGGAGGGCGAACTGATCGGCTGGGTGGGCGGCGTCACCCACGTCATCGACACCGGCTCGGTCGGGCCGGGCTCCATGTCTACGGGGCAGGTGCAGCGCTTCGGCGACGGCTACCAGATCACCTGCCGCAAGGTGGGCGCCAACGACACCTTGTTCCGCGACTGGCTGCACGAAAGCCAGCGCATGGTGCGCACCACCCGCTACTGGATGCTGGACGAGCGCACCCGCATCGCCGGCTGCCACATGATCCGCAAACTGGTGGAAGAGGTGGTGGCCGAAGAGGGCATCGAGGCCTATTGGAAGTTCGCCTATGAGGCGGTGGAGCACGGCCGGCAGGGGTTGCAGAACCGCATCAAGGCCATGACCATTCCCGGCACCTACCGGCAGGTGGGCTTCGTGGACGTGCCCTACGCCCATGAGGACGTGCGGGTGCCTTCCGACTTCGCCAAGCTCGACACCATCATGCATTCGCCCTCGGAGATCACCATCCGCGGCGACGGCACCTGGCGGCTCGATTTCGAGGGCGCCAGCCGCTGGGGCTGGCACACCTACAACGCTCATCAGGTGAGCTTCACCTCCGGCATCTGGGTAATGATGACCCAGACGCTGATCCCGTCCGAGATGATCAATGACGGGGCGGCCTACGGCACTGAGTTCCGCCTGCCCAAGGGCACCTGGATGAACCCGGACGACCGCCGTGTCGCCTTCTCCTACGCCTGGCACTTCCTGGTATCGTCCTGGACCGCGCTGTGGCGCGGCCTGTCGCGCTCCTATTACGGGCGCGGCTATCTGGAGGAGGTGAATGCTGGCAACGCCAACACCTCCAACTGGCTTCAAGGCGGCGGCTTCAACCAGTATGACGAGATCCATGCGGTGAACTCGTTCGAATGCGCCGCCAACGGCACCGGGGCGACCGCCGTGCACGACGGCCTCTCCCATGCCGCCGCCATCTGGAACCCGGAAGGCGACATGGGCGACATGGAGATCTGGGAGCTGGCCGAGCCGCTCGTCTATCTCGGGCGGCAGATCAAGGCCAATTCCGGCGGCGCCGGCAAGTATCGCGGCGGCTGCGGCTTCGAGAGCCTGCGCATGGTCTGGAACGCCAAGGACTGGACCATGTTCTTCATGGGCAACGGCCACATGTCCTCCGACTGGGGGCTGATGGGCGGCTATCCCGCCGCCTCCGGCTATCGCTTCGCCGCCCATGACACCGGACTGAAGGAGCTGATCGCCTCCGGCGCCCCCATCCCGCTCGGCGGCGACACTGACCCGCAGAACCCCGTGTGGGACGCACTGATGCCCGACGCCAGGATCAAGCGCGACAAGCAGGCGATCACCACCGAGGAGATATTCAAGGACTACGACCTCTACCTCAACTACATGCGCGGCGGCCCCGGCTTCGGCGATCCACTCGACCGCGAGCCGCAGAGCGTGGTGGACGACCTCAACGGCGGCTACCTGATCGAGCGCTTCGCTTCCCGCGTCTATGGCGTGGTGGCGGCGAAGGCGGCGGACGGCGCCTTCACGCTGGACGGCCCGGCGACGCAGGCCCGGCGTGCCGAGATCCGCCGCGAGCGGCTCGCCAAGGCGGTGCCCACCCGCGAGTGGATGAAGGGCGAGCGGGAGAAGATCCTGGCCAAGGAGGCGGGCGACCACGTCAAGCAGATGTTCGCCTCCTCCTTCAAGCTGGGGCCGAAGTTCTTCAAGGACTTCCGGACTTTCTGGGACCTGCCGGAGGACTGGAGGCTGCTGGAGGAGGAGATCGGCATCCCGCACTACGGCTCGCACTACCACATGGACGTCTCCGAACTGCCGGACGTGAAGACGGTGCAGTTCGTCGAGCAATAG